A window from Megalobrama amblycephala isolate DHTTF-2021 linkage group LG9, ASM1881202v1, whole genome shotgun sequence encodes these proteins:
- the LOC125276241 gene encoding putative leucine-rich repeat-containing protein DDB_G0290503 has product MSRTTDPAGHWKDLETWLSVVTDSLLPKAAETLKHQTQDQLDDNIASLMKQDPSQSYSHKELAKITGSLSHTLIATLSDRQAAHRQQELTHAQRRIEQLELEAQERQEGPDEVEQGAKEEINRLKETLAATTQEMERGRADYADLSDKLQYAEQLLEKAKTDFRDKNSRIKALETHLNESRNEVSRLTHQLDYIKEESDSIKEELKHAYELRCEPSRTRRTPTSPLPSRTGSPVPGLAHDQKGAVPKQSPVPSEVILPPH; this is encoded by the coding sequence ATGTCTCGCACAACAGACCCTGCTGGACACTGGAAGGATCTGGAGACCTGGCTAAGTGTTGTAACAGACAGCCTCCTACCTAAGGCCGCTGAAACACTAAAGCATCAGACACAGGACCAGCTGGATGACAACATAGCAAGCCTCATGAAACAGGACCCAAGCCAGAGCTACAGTCACAAAGAACTAGCCAAGATCACCGGCTCCTTAAGCCACACACTCATCGCCACCCTCAGCGACAGGCAAGCCGCCCATCGCCAGCAGGAGCTGACACATGCACAACGGCGCATCGAACAGCTGGAGCTGGAGGCTCAGGAACGACAAGAAGGGCCTGATGAAGTGGAACAAGGCGCCAAAGAGGAGATCAACAGGCTAAAAGAGACCCTAGCAGCTACTACGCAAGAAATGGAACGAGGCAGAGCAGACTACGCTGACCTCTCCGACAAGCTACAGTACGCAGAACAGCTACTGGAAAAAGCAAAGACTGACTTCAGAGACAAGAACAGCCGAATTAAAGCTCTCGAAACTCACCTGAATGAGTCAAGAAATGAGGTCAGCCGCCTAACACATCAGCTTGACTACATCAAAGAAGAGTCCGACAGTATTAAAGAGGAACTCAAGCATGCATATGAATTGCGCTGTGAGCCGTCAAGAACACGTCGGACACCGACTTCACCTTTGCCAAGCAGGACCGGCTCCCCTGTTCCTGGACTGGCACATGATCAGAAGGGGGCAGTGCCAAAACAGTCACCTGTTCCCTCCGAAGTAATCCTACCTCCCCACTAA